DNA from Rhodothermia bacterium:
AAGGCACGATAGAGGCCATGTAAAGCGCGGTGACGGTTTTGGTCGGTGGGACGAGAGACCTGAAGCGTTCCGTCTTCCTGAGAAATTTTAATTTCCGGATCTACTTGAAGGGTCAGTTCACCTTTTGGACCTTTCACCTTAACGAGGTTTCCAGAACTTACGTTAACGGAAACACCACTTTCAAGCTTGACCGGCATTTTGCCAATACGAGACATTTCTTTGTCGGTTTATTTCCAGCTAATTAAACTGGAATGTTTGACGATTTTACACAAAGAGGCACAGGCTATTACCTGTTTCCCAGAATTATAGGGACAATCTTAGTAGATATAAGCCAAAACTTCACCACCGATACCAGCTTCACGGGCTTCTTTATCCGTCATCACCCCGCTTGAAGTGGACAGGATAGCAATCCCAAGACCGTTCCGCACTTTGGGGAGATTGTCTGCCCCTACAAACTGCCGATGGCCTGGTTTTGAAACCCGTTCTAAACTTTGGATAACGGGTACACTTTTGTTGTACTTAAGATAAACCCGAATCAGGCCTTGTTTGCCATCTTCGATGTCTATATATTTGGCCACAAAACCTTTGTCCAACAAGATTTGGGTCATAGCACGTTTTAAGTTAGACGCCGGAATATCCGTGTATTGGTGCCGGGCCTTCTGCGCATTCCGAATCCGTGTCAGATAATCGGCTACAGGATCTGTAATTGCACTCATTTTTTTATAGAATTATCTTGATTAACTTGGGTGTTAAACCTTTAATGCCCTTGCAATTGTGCTATAAGAACATTTATAAAGGATGCCATGCAAAATACGCTTACCAGCTTGCTTTGCGAACTCCGGGAATTTTCCCCGCCAACGCCATATCGCGAAATGCAATACGTGATACACCAAACTTCCGCATATAGCCACGAGGACGACCACTCACCGCACAACGGTTCCGAAGACGGGTAGCGCTACTGTTTCTGGGCATTTTTTGGAGTTTCGTAGAGGCCGCCAATTTCTCGTCGTCGGAGGCGTTTACATCAATGATGATTGCCTTTAATGCCGCCCGCTTCTCGGCGAATTTATCAACGGTTTCCTGACGGAGCTTTTGGCGGGCTATCCAGCTTTTCTTAGCCATTGGTTTATTTTTCTGTTGTTCAGGGTTAGTATGTTCCCAAATTTTGGTCAAACAACCATTTATCAAGAACTTGAACGAGGTTTATTTTTGGTCGCGTCGAACAAATGGGATTCCCATTTCCTTCAACAAAGCATATGCTTCTGCATCCGTCTTCGCTGTTGTCACAAAGGAAATATCCATCCCCCCAATCCGTTCAACTTTGTCTATATCAATTTCAGGGAAGATAATTTGCTCTTTCAACCCAAGGGTATAATTACCTCGCCCGTCAAAGCTCTTATCCGATACCCCTTTAAAGTCGCGTTCTCGAGGCAATGCAAGCGTAATTAGACGATCTAAGAATTCATACATCGTATCCCCACGAAGGGTAACGAATACACCAACTGGCATCCCTTCACGCAACTTAAAATTCGAGATAGATTTTTTTGCTTTCGAGACAACCGGATGTTGACCTGTAATCTTACGAAGTTCCTCTACGGTATCGTCCAAAAGCTTTTTATTCTGATTGGCATCTCCCAAGCCTTTGTTAACACTGATCTTAACCAGTTTGGGAACTTCCATGATATTTTTGTATCCGAACTGCTTTATCAGCGCCGGAACAACTTCATTTTGGTATTTTGCTCTTAAGCGTGCACTGTAGCTCATGGCATTTTTTAGTGTGGGGCGTGTGGGCATTGGGCCGCCACGTATCCCGCGTTAGAAAATCGAGGTCTTAACCCCAAAGATTTATTTATCCAATTCTTGGCCAGTGGTTTTGGCATAACGCACCCAGCGACCTTTTCCGGAGTTCGCATCTGTTATATACTTGCGACCTACTCGGGTTGGCGAACCGTTATTGTCTAAGGGCAACACATTAGACGCATGAATGGGCATCTCTCGTTGAATAATGCCTCCATTCGGATAGTCTTTGTTAGGCTTCGTGTGGCGCAATCGCACATTTACCCCTTCTACCAAAACCATTTGTTTGGCAGGAAAAACCCGAAGTACGCGGCCTGTATATCCTTTTGGGCGATCCATTTCCAGCGATCTAGCAGACGTGACAGCCTTTGTTAGGGCCACCATATCCCCTTTTTTGACGTGGAGTTTATTTTGTTTGTTTGTCGTGCGTGGCATGTTAATTTGTGGTTTTGATTCCGGTGGGAGCCAGCCCCAAGACGGAGTCCCGGTCAGAGTACTTCCGGAGCGAGTGAAACAATCCGCATAAAGCCTTTATCCCGCAATTCGCGTGCTACTGGCCCAAAAATACGTGTGCCAATAGGCTCATCATCTTTATTGATCAATACAACCGCGTTTTCATCAAACCGAATGTATGAACCATCTTGACGACGAAATTCCTTCTTCGTCCGGACAACGACTGCGCGTTGGACGTCTTTTTTCTTGGCCGTTCCACCCGGAATGGCAGACTTTACGGACACAATGACCACATCCCCTATACGGGCATAACGACGGCCGCTTCCTCCGAGTACTCGGATACAAAGCACTTCTTTTGCCCCGCTATTATCCGCGACGGCCATTCTGGATTCCTGTTGAATCATGACTGATTACCTCTTTCTTTTTCAGTGCTATCGGTTATCAAACAGGAGGTTGTTCAGCGCCTCCTCCGCAATGCGAACCAAACTATTCTGCGCGCTCTACCACCTCTACAAGGCGCCAGCGTTTATTTGCGCTCAACGGACGGGT
Protein-coding regions in this window:
- the rpsH gene encoding 30S ribosomal protein S8, with the translated sequence MSAITDPVADYLTRIRNAQKARHQYTDIPASNLKRAMTQILLDKGFVAKYIDIEDGKQGLIRVYLKYNKSVPVIQSLERVSKPGHRQFVGADNLPKVRNGLGIAILSTSSGVMTDKEAREAGIGGEVLAYIY
- the rpsN gene encoding 30S ribosomal protein S14, whose amino-acid sequence is MAKKSWIARQKLRQETVDKFAEKRAALKAIIIDVNASDDEKLAASTKLQKMPRNSSATRLRNRCAVSGRPRGYMRKFGVSRIAFRDMALAGKIPGVRKASW
- the rplE gene encoding 50S ribosomal protein L5 yields the protein MSYSARLRAKYQNEVVPALIKQFGYKNIMEVPKLVKISVNKGLGDANQNKKLLDDTVEELRKITGQHPVVSKAKKSISNFKLREGMPVGVFVTLRGDTMYEFLDRLITLALPRERDFKGVSDKSFDGRGNYTLGLKEQIIFPEIDIDKVERIGGMDISFVTTAKTDAEAYALLKEMGIPFVRRDQK
- the rplX gene encoding 50S ribosomal protein L24; amino-acid sequence: MPRTTNKQNKLHVKKGDMVALTKAVTSARSLEMDRPKGYTGRVLRVFPAKQMVLVEGVNVRLRHTKPNKDYPNGGIIQREMPIHASNVLPLDNNGSPTRVGRKYITDANSGKGRWVRYAKTTGQELDK
- the rplN gene encoding 50S ribosomal protein L14, with protein sequence MIQQESRMAVADNSGAKEVLCIRVLGGSGRRYARIGDVVIVSVKSAIPGGTAKKKDVQRAVVVRTKKEFRRQDGSYIRFDENAVVLINKDDEPIGTRIFGPVARELRDKGFMRIVSLAPEVL